Proteins from a genomic interval of Watersipora subatra chromosome 10, tzWatSuba1.1, whole genome shotgun sequence:
- the LOC137406484 gene encoding uncharacterized protein: MKEKSTYPGIAFPPGCVMAQLQSKEGHKLGVCSTHITCKGYKYPALQILQMYCVEKHFEIFGKGIPAIFSADFNSHPDGVSYSYIENGALSEEALQNLLSADFDGQERVQHQRLGDVVYPLSLPRKYLSVYKSVMGREPEFTSCCETNNQEIERSCLDYILYTPESLSPSAVLDIPGPQNINTFPNDVFPSDHLPLYATFKFKDL; encoded by the exons ATGAAGGAGAAATCAACATATCCAGGAATTGCCTTTCCTCCAGGCTGTGTAATGGCGCAACTTCAAAGTAAAGAAGGACATAAGCTGGGTGTGTGCAGCACGCACATCACTTGCAAAGGATACAAGTACCCAGCTTTGCAAATTTTACAG ATGTATTGTGTAGAGAAGCACTTTGAGATATTTGGAAAAGGAATTCCAGCAATATTTAGTGCTGACTTTAACTCACACCCAGATGGTGTCTCCTACAGCTACATAGAGAATGGCGCACTCTCTGAAGAAGCTTTACAAAACCTCCTAAGTGCAGACTTTGATGGTCAAGAACGAGTGCAACATCAG AGATTAGGTGACGTAGTGTACCCTCTGAGTCTGCCAAGGAAATACTTGAGCGTTTATAAATCTGTCATG GGTCGGGAGCCTGAATTCACCAGCTGCTGTGAAACTAACAACCAGGAGATAGAAAGAAGCTGCTTGGACTACATATTATACACCCCAGAAAGTCTTTCTCCATCCGCAGTTCTGGATATCCCAGGGCCGCAGAACATTAATACATTTCCAAATGATGTATTCCCTTCTGACCACCTCCCTCTGTATGCAACCTTTAAATTCAAGGACTTATGA